TGCAGGAACCCCACCGGGTGTTCTGGTTGGTGACCCAGCGGACCGACTCGGGCCTGGCGCGGCCGGCGAAGTACTGGTCGGAGAGCTGTCCCGCGCGCTCGGCGAGCTCCGCGTCACCGAGGAGCCGCTTGCTCTCCTGGGCCGCGAGCTTGTCGAGCATCACGTTGACCCAGCGCTGCTCCTCCGCCTCGGACATGCGGGCGGGGATGAGGACGACGGTGCGGTCCCCCTCCCGGTACGCGGAGACCGTTCTGCGGCGGCGGGCGCTCCGTCTGACCTCGACCGCGCTGGTCCCCGTGCCGGACGGCGACGGGCTGGTCGTGCTGCGCTGCGGAGCTCCGGCGCGACGCGCCGAGGTCTCCCCAGCGACGCGAGGGGACGGGTCGGCGGGCACGCCCCGACGTTACCCGCTGGGCATGGGGGAAGTCCCGCCTCCGGGACGGTTCGGCGCTGTTCCGCTCCCCGTCTGTTTGATTAGTACGACTAATACCCACCGCCTGTGGACAACGCGACGCGGGGGTTTGGTGAGGCGGGCATTCTGGCATTCGACCGAGCGCGGTGGACGGATC
The window above is part of the Streptomyces venezuelae genome. Proteins encoded here:
- a CDS encoding M48 family metallopeptidase — translated: MPADPSPRVAGETSARRAGAPQRSTTSPSPSGTGTSAVEVRRSARRRRTVSAYREGDRTVVLIPARMSEAEEQRWVNVMLDKLAAQESKRLLGDAELAERAGQLSDQYFAGRARPESVRWVTNQNTRWGSCTPAEGSIRLSHRLQGMPEYVVDYVLVHELAHLLVPGHGPSFWRLLEAYPRTERARGYLEGVVAAGRLPHLPAAREE